DNA sequence from the Heterodontus francisci isolate sHetFra1 chromosome 22, sHetFra1.hap1, whole genome shotgun sequence genome:
GCCCTAtatacaaggaggattggaaggttatgCCCAGTAGAAgcttcacaatttccactcttccttccctcagcatcctcagatgcatctggtcctggtgacttatcaaatttaaggacagccagcctttttaatacTGCTTCCTTATCTATCAAATGTTTCGTCCATTCAGTATCTCAGCTGCCTCCTGGTTCAGTTTGATTTGGGcaacattttcttccttggtaaatacagCTGCAAGgtcttcatttaatacctcagccataccctctgTCTCCATGCACAGATCCTCTTTTTTGGTTCCCAATCAGCACAACCCCTCCTCTGACTAgtcttttactatttaaatgcttccagaagacttttagattccctattATTTTGGCCACCAGTcgcttctcacactctctctttgcctctctgatttcacaagaacacaagaaataggagcaggagtagaccatatggcccatcgagcctgctccaccattcaaaatgatcacagttgatcttcggattcaactccactttcctgcccactcctctTATGATTCtttgacagaccaaaaatctgtttatccgaggctgaaatgtattcaatgatggagtatccacaacccactggggccgagaattccaatgattcacaacccttagAGTGAAGTAATTtcatctcatctcagtcctaaatgatcggccccttatcctgagactgtgtccccgtgttttaaaTTCCCTGCCAGCGGAAATAATCCCTCAGTGTCGATcctatccaaccccttcagaaacgtacatgtttcaatgagagcacctctcattcttctaacctccagataATACAGGCACAATTTACTCATTACaggacaagcccctcatcccagtAACCAATCTAGTGAATCCTGGATGCAGTGCtactatatccttttttaaatgtggagaccaaaactgcacacagttttccAAATGTGCTTTCACCAaaacccatttgccttcctaattacttgctgtacctgtctgTAACATTCTGTGTTCctggtacaagcacacccaagtctctttgaatatcaacacttttaagtttcacacctttttccacttcccctctgaaatTTTTATCTTCAGCCTGGCTTTCACGTATTATCAGCCTGACATTTCTCATGCGCTCCTTTTTCTACTTCATCCTACTCCCTATCTttctcgtcatccagggagctcaggcTTTCGTTCCCTATCTTTTCCCCTCGTGGGGATGTACGTCGACTGCACCCGAACCATTTCCACTTGAAAGGCAGTCCATTGTTTTGTTACAgtgttgcctgccaatctttgagtcCAATTTACCTGGAATAGAttcgttctcaccccactgaaattggccgtcCTCCAATTTAGTATTTTAATTTAGATTGTTCCCTGTCTCTTCCATATCTAATCAAaagcttatgatactatgatcattgtTCACTAACTGTTCAGCAGCTGACATCTGATCCActtaacccacctcattccccagaaccagatccggcAAAATCTCCTTCCTCATTGGCCTGGAAATATGCTgatgaaaaaaattctcctgaatacttcataatctctcccccctctctgccctttacacaatTGTTATCCCATTCTGTATGAGGATAATTGAAGTTTCCCATTATCACTACTTTATAGATTTTATACCTCTCTGTAATTTGCCTTcacatttgctcctctatatctttcccactagttggcggCCGATAGAATACAAAGAGTGGTTATAATGCTACCTCTATTGTTTGTGAACTTGAAACAAATAGATTCAGTCCTTAAATCCTCCAGGACATGCTCTCTCTCCAGctgtgtaatattctccttaataatTACAGCTACTCGTCCTCCTTTCTTTTTATTCTTATCTTTCCTAAAtattttgtatccaggaatatttggtTGCCAGTCctccccttttttgagccaggtctctgttatcatcATGACgttatattcccatgtggctatttgcaccAGCATCTGTCCAAGCTAATTTACCATGCTCCGTGTGTTTAcggacatgcacagtaaacctcatTAAAACTTCATTACtgtattccctcttactctgaccccatctaatgtCTCActgtttcttactctagtgctatctgcttttcctaatcctttgtgcaccttgtttatcaTTCCTAATTCTACATCTTGGTTCCCAACCCCCAGCCAAGCTCTTTTaagcctcccaacagcactagcaagctGCGCCTCGAGGGTATTGGTCCCGGCTCGGCCTCcataggtcccacctcccccagaactgctcTCAATGTCTCAGGAATCGAAAGATCACCCTCATTCACcacctccagccacacattcatctgctctttcctattctatactcaccagcacatGGCACCTGGAGTAATCTGGATATTCATTcatttgaggtcctgtttgctcgTGCCTTTCTCAGCTCCCTACTATCAGACTGAAGGATGACAACCCTCTTTcagcctatgttgttagtaccaatatggaccacggcctctgacagttcaccctccccactcagagtTGTCTGCACTTATCCTGAACTTACAGAGGGCAATGTTTCTACTCTCAGTCTCTAACTCTCAGTAGTTCAGCCTGGCTCTCCTCTTCCACATTAGCTGCTGCTGACAGTTCTACAGAGACCGCTGTTGAATCCGAGTGTTCCTTCTGCTCCGAGCATCTGACAAGGTCTGGAATGTTCCCGTCTTCACTCCTTTCTGCATATTGGGTGAGGCCGTACAACGGGTGTCATCTCTCACATGAGTCAAAAGGTTTTCAGTTCAATATCTACTCTGTGACCAAGCTGATTACATTTCCCAGCAGCACAGTGCAGGACTGAAGAAATGCTACATTCCAGAAGGAGCTTTTCCCCGAATGAGACCTCATTATCTGCCAGTTCCGGTAGTTCAGACGTCACTGAAGATCCCAGGTGACTATGAGAGGAAGAGTTGAGATTTATCACTGCGTTTTCACCAATATTCCCTCTGTAAAGTCAGAAAGCACCAATTGTCCATTCAATCCTTGCTGTTTGGAACCTTTTTGAGCGAGCTGAATTCCATATTTCCCAGCATTCAGTAATTTTGCAATAATTCATCGGATGAGTACACTGTACGTCCTCAGTTAGGATCAGGCCCTTTTTAAATGGAAATTTTTCTTGCTCTCTTGTTAGTTTCCACACTTATCAATGGTTTTTGTGCTATTTACCCTCCAGCGTATCATCTATGATATGTTACTAATGACATTTTTCCTGTCCATTTAACGTCCATGAGTTTTTGATGTCTTCTGTTCTCTATTACCTTCATTATGTAACATTTTGACATCATTGATCTTTAATCAGCTGCATTTTACATGTCGCTGTCAAaatcaccatttttaaaaggcttcgagTCCCACATTtcaattgtaatatttaaagaaatagtgatttaaaataaatctgaaaaattaaagaaatgtttctCGCCTTTCTCCCACTCAccaataaccatataattcattCTTTGCCCTCTCCCCGACCCAGaaataccttgtccacctgaccttccccccacaatgtTCATGCACGATGCACTTTACCCTTTCACACCATCTCCTTCACCAATTAGATGATTTTGaccccaccccttccctcactgAAAAAcagaccttctcccccctccccacaagtgttccacctcaatccctggatggggatctgaaagCAAGCAAGTGTCGGCCACCGACACCAATATCACTCTGGGACAGATGGCGGGAGCTGGGAAGTCatgaatttgtttatttaaataaatttcaatatttaaatggggctcccgTTGCCGAGTGCGGGAGGggtccaccacgaggccttgctgccaccggcaatattgggctggACCTACCCAGCATTGAGGCCTGTgccgggcctctgctggaggcattttccagcaacCCCCCTTTCATGACCCACATTTTGTCAGGGTGCCTGTAAAATTCAGGCCCATGTTTTTAATCCACAAGATTATTTTAAACATAGAAGCAATGGCCTGTAGTGGAAGCAGTCGTGTCCAGCTCAGGATCACATGTCAAAATTGTAAATTTCACACAGAATCCTGTAAAACAGCTGATTTTGCTGGGAGTTGGACCAGTAACTTTCCTcttctcactcgctcacacacatacactctcttgctttctctcagcctttctctctctctctctgttacagctaacctggcagtgattgtgatcctgtcccgaggcagatgtggtctctccagatgtatcacttactacctggtgtccatggcagtgacTGATCTCCTGCTCATGATCACTGcagtgatattaaaccggattgctggtatttatttcccaCTCAGTTTCCTGTCCATCACACCCGTATGcagtctctgttctgtcctaaactATGCAACCATCagctgttctgtctggttaacagtcgctttcacctttgatcgatttatggcaattcgttgccagaagctgaaaataaaatattgcactgagaaaactgcagcacGGGTTATAGCAACGGTCTGCACACTGAGCTGTTTGAAAAATGTCTTCTGGTGTTTCATATATGAACCTAATTACATAATTAACAACATACTGTGGTTCTGCAGCATCAAATTAATATATTATACATCATCTGCATGGGCTGCATATGACTGGATTTatatcattttaaccccttgtttccctttcattctgattttactgctcaatgctctgaccatcagacacattttatTGGCCAGTAGAGCACGCAGGAGACTCTGGGCTCAAAGcaatagagagaatcagagtgacccagagatggagaagcggagaaagtccattgttttactcttcGCCATCTCAGGCAGTTCCATCCTGttatatttattattttttataACAATTCTCTGTGTCCGAATAGCGGATGTTAGTTTTTTCTCTGGCACAAATTTCAATGAATCAAATTTTGTTCTGGAGGAAAGTGGAATCATACTTCAGTTTTTGAGTTCTTGCATCAACCCATTTATTTATGCAGGAACCCAGAGCAAATTCAGGGAAGAgttaaagaatggggtgaaatatccactgagtctATTTGTTAAATTATTGAAATGATGAAAATAGCAAAACATGAATTTCTATTGTATTCCCTCTATTGCTGTCCTTGTTCATGTCACAAATGGCCTCCTCTCCGAGATACAGTCACTCACTTTGAGATCCTTACTAATTGTATGATTTTTAACACAAACCGTATCAGAACTCTGTATCAGTGGACAATTCAGTGTTGTGGCCTGTTCTTGGTTTCCAGTTCTCTTGCTTGTGTTGACTTAGGTCTGGTGCAGTCCCACCAGCCCCCAGGGCCCTGGCATATCTGTGTATTcatgctggaattttacgcccccactGGAGTGAGCTGGTGGCGGGGCAGGGGGGAATAAGGTTGAGTGGGGGCGGGCGGCTGCTGTTCCTGATGCCTTtcggcccctgctgcaattttaccagtggtgggtgggTGCCTTAATCCCCACAGAAGGCCACCAGGTAAAATCTGTAGGCATCCTTGGGGCTTGGGTTGTGGGCttcctgatcggacaccctgtgcccacaGAGGGTCCCACTGAAGCTGCAACCGCCCCCACTGGAATAAAGTTCTCGTCCTCCCCAAACGACCCTCTTCACCTCGCCGAGGCCCGGCCAGTTGTTCCCGGCAAGGCCCCTAAACTTACCTGTCTGTGGGAGCCGACATCCACTTCGCTGCTGTTGGTTGGGTGCAGTCCTCGCAGTGGAAACTGCTCCCGGTGACAcgactgggactgagagctgccagcctgttTCTTGGCTGGCAGCTCATTGAGGTGCAACCTCCAgcctcaaagaggtggaagtccAGCCGAAGTCCAAAAAAGAGACTGGGCCGTGTAAAATGTTATCCAAAATGACACTAAACTGTTTAATGAAAGGACCACAATAGCTCTCCTTGGAATGATTTGGATCTTGAGGGCAGGATACATTCAGAAATGGTAGAAACctcacaagctttttggttgttggTCAGAGTGTGTGTTTTACCCTTTGGAGTGAGCggcagataaagtcaagtctgttgAAGAAGAGTAAAAAGGagtgaagaccacaacccagcttcattTTCCAATATCTCTGAAGGACCCTGAGAAGTTCACGGTGTTAATTCATCTCACATCCTGTCTTTGATGAATATCTGCGAAAttagtgtatttgtgtgtgtgtgagtgtgaagggactcgggttaaaaaaaggggaaatttaaacattttgatctgt
Encoded proteins:
- the LOC137381509 gene encoding thyrotropin-releasing hormone receptor-like, coding for MAVTDLLLMITAVILNRIAGIYFPLSFLSITPVCSLCSVLNYATISCSVWLTVAFTFDRFMAIRCQKLKIKYCTEKTAARVIATVCTLSCLKNVFWCFIYEPNYIINNILWFCSIKLIYYTSSAWAAYDWIYIILTPCFPFILILLLNALTIRHILLASRARRRLWAQSNRENQSDPEMEKRRKSIVLLFAISGSSILLYLLFFITILCVRIADVSFFSGTNFNESNFVLEESGIILQFLSSCINPFIYAGTQSKFREELKNGVKYPLSLFVKLLK